In Lolium rigidum isolate FL_2022 chromosome 7, APGP_CSIRO_Lrig_0.1, whole genome shotgun sequence, the DNA window CCCGCAAAGAAAGGATTAAACCATGTGTACCTAGGACTAAGTAAGCCAGGTGTGACTACAAATCTCAGCGTGTGTTCTTCTAAACGAATTGTAATTTTTTCAGGGGACAGCAATCTGAAGTTGATAACTGCCTCTTGACAATTGACATTCTACCAGCAAGCCAGGAAAAGCACAAAGCATTATTGATCCTTCATCAGGCAAGCAAATCAATATGAAAATTGTGGACACTTCATAAGAAAAAGATTACGCTGGAAGCCGATCTGACAACAGTTAGTTAAACTACAGTGGTATGGTTACTTGGAAACCGCGATATTAATAAAGAGCTCCAAAAACTATGCATCAACTTCAATTAGAAAAATGCTACAAAAAGATCTCGGAAGTATCAGCAACAACAAAATAAATAATCATGAACTAGAATCACGCTGGAGAGCAGAAGATGTTTATGTTAGCTATACATTACTATCATCCATCAATGTACGTTTTGTTGTTCAATAAACAACACAAAACAGAACATTTCTCCTTAAGAAATCAACAGCTTAGGAATATACATTGCACAGACCCTGGTTCAGTACATTGATGGAATTTTGGCAGTTTTCTCTCTAGAGAAAACTAAACCAAAAGAAGAGGAAAAGTAGGGGAAGTGATTCTGGTTCTCTATTTTCTTTACAGTTGTTGCAGTATCCCCCACTCAGATGAAATCAGGTTGTTGACACTTTAAACCAGATTAGTAGCACCTGTATGTAGTTTAGCTGGAGGGAACCTAGCATGAAGTTTGTCCGGAGCACAGATCTCAACACAGCTCATCCTCAGTTTGCAATTTTTGAAGTGCCTTTTTCGCATAAATAGTTATTGCAGCAGTAGAAACTGCGGCAATCGTAAAGCCAATCACATTGTAGATAATCTGATCAACTgacaagaaagacccttcgctggTTGCCACAGCCAAGCTTCCAACGAGTTTTCCACTGTTTGCAAAAACATATTGACAAAATTAAATTCACTGCGTCACACAAGATAACAAAAACCAGGAATATATCGACATGTATAGAAGAAACAGGATACACAATTATGGAGCAGCTAATCTGATTCATTAAGTGCATTTCTTTTGCCAACAACGGACAGGAGCTCTGACATGAATGCAAGTGAAGCATTTGACATACCACCATGAATGCAAGTGAAACATTTGACATACTGCTTCAACCACGAATCCAGTTCCCACAGCCCCCCACCCACATACACTGCTCACAGACAAGACTAAAATCCAGAGCACAGTACAGGTGTAGAATTACGATCCGTAGGCTCGATTGAGTGTGCTGACAAGAACTCCAAGATGGATTGCTTAGAAGATCAGAACTAAATGGACTGTGCAGTCAGTAGGGTGTGGGATCCCATCTAAGTCCCACTTGTAGTGCATTTTGGTTTTTCTAGTGCAAATTTTGAGTTTGCACTAGAAAAGACGAAATGCACTATAAGTGAGATttaggtgggatcccacttgacacattAGCAGACAGAAATTTCCACTCCCTTTGACCAAAGTTGAACTCCCAAGGCACATTTTGTATTTGCAGAGGTTTGAATATATGTTTACCCTAGAGTGTATGCTTATACTGAAAGCAGGACAGATGCGCATTATCATCACGATTGTTGATTGGCTGAAATACACTAAAGTTATATGCAAACTCCCACAAAGAAAATGCCAATTGATGCAAATGGACTCATAAAACAGCACAAACACACCAGACAGGCAAGATTTTTGATTCGCAACTCAAAAGTGAGTCGCTGAGGCTGCGACTTACTGTATAGTCGACCAAAGTCGCTGTATAGTCACCATAAGTCGCTGTATAGTCGTGAGTCGCCGTGATTTTTGGAAAACTACTCGGCGACTATACAGCGACTATACAGTGACTCAAAAACCATGCAGACAGGCCATCAATCATTATACATACATAAGGCAAAAAAGGAGCCTTGGAAGAGGCACAAACCTGTATATTGCAAGGAAGGTTTCATGTACGGTTCCCGCCATTGAACCAGCTATATACGGACAATATTTGACATTCGTGGCCACGGAAGCATAGTTAAAAACTATATATGGAAACGGGGAAATCCTAAGTAAAGCCACTGCCCTAAATTGATGGGACCAATCTCCTTCACCAGCAAGTCTAACAAAAGCTGCTTTCTTGGGCCATTTCTCCAACCATCTCTGCAGGTAGATCATCAATCGTTATTGAAAAAAAAGGAACTAAGCGACTGTGTTTATGTACTATCCAGATAAAACATGAGCGGGAGAGATGGGAGTGAGAGACTCACGTGTATTCTGGAATGAAATGCAGATCCTATAAAGAAAGGCAATGACATGCCTATGCTCATTGCTGTTGTAATTATCAGAAAGCCATAACCATATCCAAAGGTCATCCCCGCAATCCACATAAAGGGGGACGAAGGTATCAATAGACTTGGGAATAAAGCGATTGCACCGAAACATATTAGAGCAATAACTGGTCGGCTGAAAGTTGTCGATTGCCAGTCAATCAGTGGCACAATCACCTGTGGATGACAGCAACGCAAAACAACATCAGGAAGAAGCCAAGAGTATATTCAAAGAAAATCTGGGAATCAAAAGCTGCCGCAGAAACACATGCGAGTGCCAACAAAGTCTCTACTGTATGTGAGGGCAACAAGATGCACTGAAATGGTACAGGTGACATAACTATGAGGTGCTAATCATTCTATGTAACTACATGAAAAATGATAATGCTCATGTAGATTCAGGAAAAAATGATCAAATAAGCAATTCGCATCATCCTTATGATTATTAGCTTCTGGGGGCCCACAAAAGTTATTTCAGTTAAAGCAAGCAAGAGGAATCCAAATGCGAGCGGAATTGTACTTTATTGCTCCAACCATGTAACAATGGACATATGCCATTGTTCTGACCTGATTTTATGACTTTTGAATGGAGTCAGCTGATTAAATTAGAAGTGATGGATAGAGTTGTAAACATTTTCTCCGTGTTGTTGAGACCAACCAAAATCATTCAGGAACATACAAAGACAATTCACAGTTTAAGAAAAAGAAACTACACCACCCAACAGCAAACCAGGCATGAGACCTGTATATTATATATATGCCAAACAGACTTCAACCAGAAACATCAGCCCATTCAACCAGCCATGTGATCCACTCATTCAGCAAATAGCATCCTCGTCCAATTCAGCCATCTCTGGAACTGATCTCAGGAGATCTATGAATATtccactcccttatgaattgaaaTCCCTGATCTTAAGCCAGACAGCTAAAACACAAACTACAACAACCTCGTCATCCAGCAAAAATATAACGGTAAAATTAAATTAACCATCCAATATATTCCCCCTGGATAGTCCAGCCAGCCAGCCAGTAGATGAACATGACCACAAtgataaagcaaaaaaaaaactctcaACTACTTCAGGGAAACTCTACTTTGACAGAGTTGGCTTCCAAGTAATACCAACAAGTGGCTACAGGACACAATCAGTAGGTCATCTTGGCTACCAAAAATATGAGGATCTAATTGCTTGTGGGGTTATATTCCTACCCGTCCATCTTTTAGGGGAAACGTCTACACGCCTACACCACAAAGAGCATGAAGCTGGCCCCACAAATTAGGTGTGACTACATGGGCCAACATACATACCACGAGACATTGGCTGTTTTTTGTCGATTGGCAACGCAATTTCCCAATCCTGATCATTCAACAGTGGCATTCCCATTTGACCCAACAAATCTCTTAAAGTGGTATGCGGTTTCCGGATGAAATCTACTGACATTCCGTATATGTATACAGCGAATCGAGCAGCGGAAATACCAATCGAGAATTATTATGTTCTTAAATATAAATCACAAAGAAAGGTAATAAGAAACAGCAGCGGGAAAAATCGAGAATTAATAATAGGGAACAACACATGATACTGGATAGAATCGAGCCCAGATCGCGTCATAAGCAACTACGCGCAGAAGACAGAGGATAGAGCGAAGGGGATCTAGCATCATCCGTGACGAACCCTGATAGGGGAGGGGAGGACGGACAAGGGGTATGCGGGGGGGGGATTGCGCACCTTCTCGATGAGTAGGGGCCCCAGGAATACGGCCGCGGACACGGCGGCGCCGGCTAGGAAGACCCCGAGCACGGCGATCTGCGCCCACCATCGGATCGCGCGGCAGCGTAGCAGGC includes these proteins:
- the LOC124674067 gene encoding Golgi apparatus membrane protein TVP38-like, which produces MGMSGAASGGAGCGRGEYMRIPEDVDAIKEPVKDDGGDCPSLLRCRAIRWWAQIAVLGVFLAGAAVSAAVFLGPLLIEKVIVPLIDWQSTTFSRPVIALICFGAIALFPSLLIPSSPFMWIAGMTFGYGYGFLIITTAMSIGMSLPFFIGSAFHSRIHRWLEKWPKKAAFVRLAGEGDWSHQFRAVALLRISPFPYIVFNYASVATNVKYCPYIAGSMAGTVHETFLAIYSGKLVGSLAVATSEGSFLSVDQIIYNVIGFTIAAVSTAAITIYAKKALQKLQTEDELC